GATTTGTATAATACACCAAACAGCGAAAAAAATATCAAGCTGAATTTCTTTTAATCCCCAGAAGTGCCTTCTGGCACATTCTGGGACTCAATACAACTTTTATACCCCTTGCCGCTTTAATACACCGTCCACAAATTTCTTTGCGCGCGGAATATCCCCTTCATCCAGGTGTTCAATAATCAACGGGATATTCGGATGATATTTTGCCAGAAGTTTGAGATACAGATCATAGTTTAAGCAGCCAAGTCCCGGTGCCGGAAGTTCTACTGCCCCAGAACCGCGAAATACATGAGATTCATCCGCATCAATATCGGCCTGTTTGACCCCGAAATCTTCTGCAAATTTAATATCTTTTGCATGAGCGATTACCATTTTGTCCGACAATGCATGGAAAATCCTCTGCAGTTGTCCGTCAATATCATGCATCAGTTCTTCGGTAAAGTAATTGGTCGGATCACAGATTAGTTTCAGGTTCGGCATATTGATATCCGAAAACAGTCTCTGAAGCTGTTCGATGGAGCCAATCACATTATTCACATAATTCTCCACGATGTAGGTCGCACCGACTTCTTTTCCGAATTTTACAATCTCTGCAATCGCTTCCGCCGTTTCCTCATATGCCAGTTCCGTCTCATTGGCCTCATCCCATACCCAGTCACTTTCGAGGTTCTTGGTTCCTGTTTCACTGGCGACATAAGGGCATCCAAG
This window of the Mediterraneibacter butyricigenes genome carries:
- a CDS encoding sugar phosphate isomerase/epimerase family protein — encoded protein: MISTGIFTGYYPFDIDETIRRIKKDGFSCVQLDVSFKDCDAAKEYLTKEKANLIRDKFRDANLPIVAISAYTNLIHHDPKKKKANLNYIKMIMERALDLGCPYVASETGTKNLESDWVWDEANETELAYEETAEAIAEIVKFGKEVGATYIVENYVNNVIGSIEQLQRLFSDINMPNLKLICDPTNYFTEELMHDIDGQLQRIFHALSDKMVIAHAKDIKFAEDFGVKQADIDADESHVFRGSGAVELPAPGLGCLNYDLYLKLLAKYHPNIPLIIEHLDEGDIPRAKKFVDGVLKRQGV